The Synergistaceae bacterium genome window below encodes:
- a CDS encoding nucleotide exchange factor GrpE, with product MSNKRKKTESYDNREGNAAENASVVEELLQAEGRENEVSKIEELIAETEKNKTEIICLKEEVARARADYYNFRTRVDRDRERDKKFAAEKAIDSLLPVFENLERVCAAVEDTESSLYKGVSMITKQFFDAMVSLGLDQIKTEGEYDPSLHEVVSTETVEDEEKDGQIVAVMRKGYRLAGRVIRAAQVRIGKYEGK from the coding sequence ATGAGTAATAAACGCAAAAAAACAGAATCCTATGACAATAGAGAGGGAAATGCCGCTGAAAATGCTTCGGTTGTAGAGGAGTTGCTCCAAGCCGAGGGTAGAGAAAACGAAGTTTCTAAAATAGAAGAACTTATTGCCGAAACAGAAAAAAACAAAACAGAGATAATTTGTCTTAAAGAAGAGGTCGCACGTGCAAGAGCAGACTATTATAATTTTAGAACAAGAGTAGATAGAGATAGGGAAAGAGACAAAAAGTTTGCAGCAGAAAAGGCGATAGACTCGCTCTTACCAGTTTTTGAAAATCTTGAAAGAGTTTGTGCAGCAGTAGAAGACACAGAGAGCAGTTTATATAAAGGGGTTTCCATGATAACAAAGCAGTTTTTTGATGCAATGGTTTCTCTAGGACTTGATCAAATAAAAACTGAGGGTGAGTACGATCCGTCTTTGCACGAGGTAGTTTCAACAGAAACAGTAGAAGATGAGGAGAAAGACGGCCAAATTGTTGCAGTAATGAGAAAGGGATATAGGCTGGCGGGGAGAGTAATAAGGGCCGCTCAAGTGAGAATAGGGAAGTATGAGGGGAAATAG
- the hrcA gene encoding heat-inducible transcription repressor HrcA — MLTERQLGIVLSVVYEYIKSGESVGSKTISHRYITNSSSATIRNEMSELEEMGFLKQTHTSSGRIPTTLGYRLYVDSMLSRVDSEKQCDKWIKNLCEHRKGIEGALESASDILSRMSNYVGIAALAPLEMMRFQKVDFVRISDKLVLLLVVLQGGLVHQKTINLPWDLSQDYLDDLSRRVNLFAGRPWSEVQGAFRNYIKQELVEYRFACKEALKELEHIILDPTMKVFTGSMSHMLNLPDFQDLSRIQALYEFIEQESSMAELVNSCIKKGINVVIGEENDSPAMKKSSIVAFSLEAEGQRAIVGVIGPERMDYERAVTALDRVLHILEPDSERKGAD; from the coding sequence TTGCTAACTGAAAGGCAGCTGGGAATAGTCTTGTCTGTTGTTTATGAATATATTAAAAGCGGTGAAAGCGTAGGCTCAAAAACTATTTCTCATCGCTACATTACTAATAGTAGCTCTGCGACTATACGTAATGAAATGTCAGAGCTTGAAGAGATGGGGTTCTTAAAGCAAACTCACACTTCTTCAGGACGCATCCCTACCACTCTTGGATATCGTTTGTATGTAGACTCAATGTTAAGCCGGGTTGATTCTGAAAAACAGTGTGATAAATGGATAAAAAATTTGTGCGAACATCGGAAAGGTATTGAAGGAGCGCTCGAGTCCGCCTCAGATATATTGAGTAGAATGTCCAACTATGTTGGCATCGCAGCCTTAGCTCCTTTGGAAATGATGAGATTCCAAAAAGTTGATTTTGTGAGAATAAGTGATAAGCTCGTTCTCTTGCTTGTGGTTTTGCAAGGTGGATTGGTACATCAAAAAACAATAAATCTTCCCTGGGATTTATCACAAGATTATTTAGATGATCTTTCAAGACGAGTAAACCTTTTTGCAGGCCGACCATGGTCTGAGGTTCAAGGAGCTTTCCGAAATTATATAAAACAGGAGCTTGTCGAGTATAGATTCGCTTGTAAAGAGGCCTTAAAAGAATTAGAGCATATTATATTGGATCCCACTATGAAAGTATTTACTGGTTCAATGAGCCACATGTTAAATCTGCCGGATTTTCAGGATTTAAGCAGAATCCAAGCTTTATATGAGTTTATTGAGCAAGAGAGCAGCATGGCAGAACTGGTAAACAGCTGTATAAAAAAAGGAATTAACGTTGTAATTGGAGAAGAAAATGATTCTCCTGCCATGAAAAAGTCATCAATTGTGGCTTTTTCACTTGAGGCTGAAGGGCAAAGGGCGATTGTCGGAGTAATTGGACCAGAAAGAATGGATTACGAGAGAGCGGTAACAGCCCTAGATAGAGTATTGCATATATTAGAGCCTGATTCTGAAAGGAAGGGAGCAGATTAA